A single Meles meles chromosome 20, mMelMel3.1 paternal haplotype, whole genome shotgun sequence DNA region contains:
- the ABHD14A gene encoding protein ABHD14A isoform X2 — MSRSQVALLGLGLLLMLLLYVGLPGPPEQTSWLWGGPNVTILAGLTPGNSPIFYREVLPLHRARRVEVMLLHGKAFNSHTWEQLGTLQLLAQRGYRAVALDLPGFGNSAPSKEASTEAGRAELLERVLRDLEVHNAVLVSPSLSGRYALPFLIRGHHQLRGFVPIAPASTQNYTQEQFWAVKTPTLILYGELDRILARESLRQLRHLPNHSVVKLRDAGHACYLHKPQDFHLVLLAFLDRLP, encoded by the exons ATGAGCCGGTCCCAGGTAGCCCtgctgggcctgggcctgctgcTCATGCTGCTACTGTACGTGGGGCTGCCAGGCCCCCCTGAGCAGAcctcctggctctggggaggCCCCAATGTCACAATCCTGGCTGGTCTCACCCCTGGCAACTCCCCCATCTTTTACCGCGAGGTGCTGCCGCTCCACCGGGCACGCAG GGTGGAGGTGATGCTGCTCCACGGAAAGGCCTTTAACTCGCACACGTGGGAGCAGCTGGGCACGCTGCAGCTGCTGGCGCAGAGGGGCTACCGGGCCGTGGCCCTTGACCTCCCAG GTTTTGGGAACTCGGCACCTTCCAAGGAGGCAAGCACAGAGGCAGGGCGGGCAGAGCTCCTGGAGCGAGTGCTACGAGACCTGGAGGTGCACAATGCCGTCTTGGTGAGCCCCTCTCTGAGTGGCCGCTACGCCCTGCCCTTCCTGATCCGAGGCCACCACCAGCTGCGTGGATTTGTGCCCATTGCACCCGCCTCCACCCAGAACTACACCCAGGAACAATTCTGGGCCGTGAAG ACCCCGACTCTCATCCTGTATGGGGAGCTGGACCGTATCCTGGCCCGGGAGTCACTGCGGCAGCTCCGCCACCTGCCCAACCACTCTGTGGTGAAGCTGCGTGATGCAGGCCACGCCTGCTACCTCCACAAGCCGCAAGACTTCCACCTTGTGCTCTTGGCCTTCCTTGACCGCCTGCCTTGA
- the ABHD14A gene encoding protein ABHD14A isoform X1: protein MVAALFGCWFRVGGARAGVSGPVIPVGPTVVQTSMSRSQVALLGLGLLLMLLLYVGLPGPPEQTSWLWGGPNVTILAGLTPGNSPIFYREVLPLHRARRVEVMLLHGKAFNSHTWEQLGTLQLLAQRGYRAVALDLPGFGNSAPSKEASTEAGRAELLERVLRDLEVHNAVLVSPSLSGRYALPFLIRGHHQLRGFVPIAPASTQNYTQEQFWAVKTPTLILYGELDRILARESLRQLRHLPNHSVVKLRDAGHACYLHKPQDFHLVLLAFLDRLP from the exons acTGTGGTACAGACTTCCATGAGCCGGTCCCAGGTAGCCCtgctgggcctgggcctgctgcTCATGCTGCTACTGTACGTGGGGCTGCCAGGCCCCCCTGAGCAGAcctcctggctctggggaggCCCCAATGTCACAATCCTGGCTGGTCTCACCCCTGGCAACTCCCCCATCTTTTACCGCGAGGTGCTGCCGCTCCACCGGGCACGCAG GGTGGAGGTGATGCTGCTCCACGGAAAGGCCTTTAACTCGCACACGTGGGAGCAGCTGGGCACGCTGCAGCTGCTGGCGCAGAGGGGCTACCGGGCCGTGGCCCTTGACCTCCCAG GTTTTGGGAACTCGGCACCTTCCAAGGAGGCAAGCACAGAGGCAGGGCGGGCAGAGCTCCTGGAGCGAGTGCTACGAGACCTGGAGGTGCACAATGCCGTCTTGGTGAGCCCCTCTCTGAGTGGCCGCTACGCCCTGCCCTTCCTGATCCGAGGCCACCACCAGCTGCGTGGATTTGTGCCCATTGCACCCGCCTCCACCCAGAACTACACCCAGGAACAATTCTGGGCCGTGAAG ACCCCGACTCTCATCCTGTATGGGGAGCTGGACCGTATCCTGGCCCGGGAGTCACTGCGGCAGCTCCGCCACCTGCCCAACCACTCTGTGGTGAAGCTGCGTGATGCAGGCCACGCCTGCTACCTCCACAAGCCGCAAGACTTCCACCTTGTGCTCTTGGCCTTCCTTGACCGCCTGCCTTGA